TCGATGGTGCCCGACCCGTCGCTGAGCATCCGCGAACGGGCGGTGGCGTCCTGGCCCATGGCCTGGCAGGGGCAGAACCTGCGCGACATCCTCGTGACCCTCGGCTATGACGTCGACATCCCCTGGCGCGACCTGCCCCAGGCGCAGCGCGACTGGATTCTCTTCACCGAAGAAACCCCGACGGTGCCGGTGTACGCCGGCCTGACCCCGGCGCAAACCCGCCAGGCGCTCAAGCGCAAACTCGAACCCAGCTACCAGGGCACCTTCAGCGGTGCGCGGCGCTACGTGCTGCACACCTTCACCCATTCGCAAAGTGCGCTGATGCGCAAGCGCGTGTCCGCCTTCATGCGCGCCAGCCCCTGCCCGGCCTGCGCCGGCAAGCGTCTGAAAGCCGAGGCGCTGACGGTGACCTTTGCCGGCAAGGACATTACTGAGCTGTCGCGCCTGCCACTGCTTGACCTGGCCGAACTGCTCAAGACCGTCGCCAATACCGATTACCTCAAGCAGCCTGAAGAAGCCGGCGCTGTGCTCAGCCACGCGCAAACCCGACAGGCCCGCGAGCAACGCGCCGCCCGCGGCGACAACCCCCATGAAGGCGGTGCGGATGTGCGCCACACGCCCAACCTGTCGGTGGAAAAACGCCTGGCTGCGCAGCGCATCGCCGCCGAGTTGCTGGAGCGCATCAGCACCCTGATCGACCTGGGCCTGGGTTACCTGGACCTGGAACGCAGCACACCGACCTTGTCGTCGGGCGAGCTGCAACGCCTGCGCCTGGCCACCCAGCTCAACTCGCAGCTGTTCGGGGTGATCTACGTGCTCGACGAGCCCTCGGCCGGGCTGCATCCGGCTGATAGCGAAGCGCTGTTCACGGCCTTGCAGCGGCTCAAGCAGGCGGGCAACTCGGTGTATGTGGTCGAGCATGACCTGGACACCATGCGCCGCGCCGACTGGCTGGTGGACGTCGGCCCGGACGCCGGCGAGCACGGCGGCCAGGTGCTGTACAGCGGCCCGCCGGCAGGCCTGGCCAAGGTCGAGGCCTCGCGCACCCGCACTTACCTGTTCAACGAAAATCCCCCCCAGGTTCGCCCGCCGCGCACGCCCCAGGCATGGCTGCAACTTGAAGGCGTCACCCGCAACAACCTCGAGCAACTGGCGGTGGCCTTCCCGCTCGGCTGCTTCAGCGCGGTCACCGGGATTTCCGGCTCGGGCAAATCGAGCCTGGTCAGCCAGGCGCTGCTCGACCTGCTCGGCGAGCACCTGGGCCAGGCCCGCAGTCAGGAGGATGTCGCAGAACAGAGCCTGGAAGACCCACCCGAACAAACCAGCGACGGCTGGATCAGCGCCGGCCTTGAGCATATCCGCCGCCTGGTGCCGGTGGACCAGAAGCCCATCGGCCGCACGCCGCGCTCGAACCTGGCGACCTACACCGGCCTGTTCGATCACGTGCGCAAGCTGTTTGCGGCAACGCCCGATGCACAAGCCCAAGGTTTCGATGCCGGGCAGTTCTCGTTCAACGTCGCCAAGGGCCGCTGCGAGACCTGCGAAGGCGAAGGCTTTGTCAGCGTCGAGCTATTGTTCATGCCCAGTGTCTATGCGCCCTGCCCGACCTGCCATGGCGACCGCTACAACCCCCAGACCCTGGCCATCACCTGGCAAGACTTGAACATCGCCCAGGTACTGCAACTGACCGTCGACCAGGCCAGCCAGCGCTTTGCCGAACAGCCAGCGATCAGCCGCGCCCTGCGGGTGCTGCAGGACATCGGCCTGGGTTATTTGCGCCTGGGCCAGCCGGCCACCGAGCTGTCGGGCGGCGAAGCCCAGCGCATCAAGCTGGCCACCGAGCTGCAACGCCTGGCCCGCGGCGCCACCCTCTACGTGCTGGACGAACCCACCACCGGCCTGCACCCGCAGGACATCGACCGTTTGCTGGTGCAACTGCAGCGCCTGGTCGAGGCCGGGCACACGGTGATCGTGGTCGAGCACGACATGCGCGTGGTGGCCCAGAGCGACTGGGTGATCGATATCGGCCCCGGGGCCGGTAGCGCCGGCGGCAAGGTGGTGGTCAGCGGGCCGCCAGCGCAGGTGGCGGCGTGCAAGGACAGCCACACGGCGGGATTCCTCGCCAGGGCGCTGGCTTGCGATCGGCAAATTACGTAGCATCCTGCGCTTTTTGCCCCGGCAGCACCCCGCTGCCGGGCCGCTCTTCAGGTAAGTCATGAGAACAACCCCGCTACGCGCCGATGTCCTGGCAGGACTCACCACAGCCTTCGCCCTGGTGCCCGAGTGCATCGCCTTCGCCCTGGTGGCGCACCTCAACCCGTTGATGGGCCTGTATGGCGCCTTCATCATCTGCACCCTGACCGCCCTGCTCGGCGGGCGCCCGGGGATGATTTCCGGCGCGGCCGGGTCCATGGCCGTGGTCATCGTCGCCCTGGTGGTCACCCACGGCGTGCAGTACCTGCTGGCGACGGTGCTGCTCGGCGGGCTGATCATGATCGCCTTCGGCCTGCTGCGCCTGGGCAAACTGGTGCGCATGGTGCCGTATTCGGTGATGCTCGGCTTCGTCAACGGCCTGGCGATCATCATTGCCCTGGCCCAGCTTGAGCACTTCAAGGCCGATGGCGCCTGGCTCAGCGGTGCACCGCTGTACCTGATGCTGGGGCTGGTGGCCCTGACCATGGCGATTGTCTACCTGTTGCCGCGCCTGACCCGCAGCGTGCCGCCGGCGTTGATCGCCATTCTCGGCGTCGGTGCCGGCGTCTACCTGCTCGACCTGCCGACCCGCACCCTCGGCGATCTTGCCCACATCGCCGGCGGCCTGCCGGCCTGGAGCTGGCCGCAGGTGCCGTGGAACCTCGAAACCCTGCAGGTCATCGCCCCCTACGCACTGCTCATGGCCCTGGTCGGCCTGCTGGAAACCCTGCTGACCCTGAACCTCACCGATGAAATCACCGAGACCCGCGGCCACCCCGACCGCGAATGCGTAGCCCTGGGCGTGGCCAACATGACCAGCGGGCTGTTCGGCGGCATGGGCGGTTGCGCGATGATCGGCCAGACCGCCATCAACCTGAGCTCCGGCGGCCGAGGGCGGCTGTCGGGGGTGGTCGCCGGGGTGATGATCCTGATGTTCGTGCTGTTCCTGTCTCCGCTGATCGAGCGCATTCCGCTGGCAGCGCTGGTCGGGGTGATGTTCGTGGTGGCCCAGCAGACCTTTTCGTGGGCGTCGTTGCGGGTGCTGCACAAGGTGCCGGTCAACGATGTGCTGGCGATCATCGCCGTGACCCTGGTCACGGTGTTTACCGACCTTGCCACTGCGGTGCTGTGCGGCATCGTCATCGCCGCGCTCAATTTTGCCTGGCAACAGGCCCGTGAGCTGTATGCCGACAGCCACGACGAAAGCGACGGCAGCAAGCTGTACAAGGTCCACGGCACCCTGTTCTTCGCCTCGACCACGCCGTTCCTCAACCAGTTCGACCCGGCCAATGACCCGGCCCAGGTGACCCTCGACTGCCGTCACCTGAACGTTGTCGACTACTCGGCGATCGCCGCGCTCAAGACCCTGCGCGAGCGCTATAGCAACAACGGCAAGCACCTGCGCGTGGTGCACCTGTCCGAACGCTGCAAGCAATTGCTCAAGCGCGCCGGGCTTGAGCACTAGGGCGGTTTACGGCGCGCCGAACATCGCTGTCCAGTAGATCCCGGCGTCGCTTTTGGGGTCGACCGCATAAGCTGCGCCCAGCTCGCTGAACTGCGGGTTCATCAGGTTGGCGCAGTGGCCGGGGCTGGCCAGCCAGCCATCGACCACCTTGCGCGGGGTGTCCTGGCCGGCGGCGATGTTCTCGCCGACCTGCTGGCCGGCATACCCGGCAAGCTCGGCGCGATCCCCCGGAGTGCGACCGTCGCGGTCCTTGTGATCGAAGAAGTTGTTGTTGGCCATGGCCCGCGTGTGGCTTTCGGCGGCGCCGGCCAGGGTAGTGTTCCAGGCCAGCGCCGTGGTCGCATTGAACGCTTGGCCGCCGCACTGGCGGGCCTGGCTACGCGCTGTGTTGATCATCTCCAGGACCTTCTGCCCTTCGGCCTG
This portion of the Pseudomonas sp. SORT22 genome encodes:
- a CDS encoding excinuclease ABC subunit UvrA, which encodes MCAKPVVSANPAGCVRVRGAREHNLKNVDVDIPRDALVVFTGVSGSGKSSLAFSTLYAEAQRRYFESVAPYARRLIDQVGVPAVDSIEGLPPAVALQQQRGTPSARSSVGSVTTLSSLIRMLYSRAGSYPAEQPMLFAEDFSANTPQGACAECHGLGRVFDVSEASMVPDPSLSIRERAVASWPMAWQGQNLRDILVTLGYDVDIPWRDLPQAQRDWILFTEETPTVPVYAGLTPAQTRQALKRKLEPSYQGTFSGARRYVLHTFTHSQSALMRKRVSAFMRASPCPACAGKRLKAEALTVTFAGKDITELSRLPLLDLAELLKTVANTDYLKQPEEAGAVLSHAQTRQAREQRAARGDNPHEGGADVRHTPNLSVEKRLAAQRIAAELLERISTLIDLGLGYLDLERSTPTLSSGELQRLRLATQLNSQLFGVIYVLDEPSAGLHPADSEALFTALQRLKQAGNSVYVVEHDLDTMRRADWLVDVGPDAGEHGGQVLYSGPPAGLAKVEASRTRTYLFNENPPQVRPPRTPQAWLQLEGVTRNNLEQLAVAFPLGCFSAVTGISGSGKSSLVSQALLDLLGEHLGQARSQEDVAEQSLEDPPEQTSDGWISAGLEHIRRLVPVDQKPIGRTPRSNLATYTGLFDHVRKLFAATPDAQAQGFDAGQFSFNVAKGRCETCEGEGFVSVELLFMPSVYAPCPTCHGDRYNPQTLAITWQDLNIAQVLQLTVDQASQRFAEQPAISRALRVLQDIGLGYLRLGQPATELSGGEAQRIKLATELQRLARGATLYVLDEPTTGLHPQDIDRLLVQLQRLVEAGHTVIVVEHDMRVVAQSDWVIDIGPGAGSAGGKVVVSGPPAQVAACKDSHTAGFLARALACDRQIT
- a CDS encoding SulP family inorganic anion transporter, with translation MRTTPLRADVLAGLTTAFALVPECIAFALVAHLNPLMGLYGAFIICTLTALLGGRPGMISGAAGSMAVVIVALVVTHGVQYLLATVLLGGLIMIAFGLLRLGKLVRMVPYSVMLGFVNGLAIIIALAQLEHFKADGAWLSGAPLYLMLGLVALTMAIVYLLPRLTRSVPPALIAILGVGAGVYLLDLPTRTLGDLAHIAGGLPAWSWPQVPWNLETLQVIAPYALLMALVGLLETLLTLNLTDEITETRGHPDRECVALGVANMTSGLFGGMGGCAMIGQTAINLSSGGRGRLSGVVAGVMILMFVLFLSPLIERIPLAALVGVMFVVAQQTFSWASLRVLHKVPVNDVLAIIAVTLVTVFTDLATAVLCGIVIAALNFAWQQARELYADSHDESDGSKLYKVHGTLFFASTTPFLNQFDPANDPAQVTLDCRHLNVVDYSAIAALKTLRERYSNNGKHLRVVHLSERCKQLLKRAGLEH